In Flavobacterium sp. GSB-24, the genomic window AGTTAAAGGTTTTATGTTATAGGTTATGCGTTTTGAAAACCAAAATTTAAGGTGTAAATCATTGATTTATTAGAATATACAATAGAGGAATGAGGTTTAAAGTTGAGAAAATTTTAAATTCCATAACTCATAACACATAACTTTAAAACGCACATGAGAGCATTGGTTATTTCTGGCGGAGGCAGTAAAGGCGCATTTGCCGGCGGTGTTGCCCAGTATTTAATAGAAGAAAAAAGACACGAATACGATTTGTTTTTAGGAACTTCAACAGGAAGTTTGTTAATTCCGCATTTAGCTCTCGGCCACATTAAAAAAATTCACTCAGTTTATACTAATGTGACTATGGCAAGTATTTTTAATATTTGTCCGTTTGTTGTTAAAAATAAAGATGGTGTTGATATTGTGACTATTAATCACTTTAATGTCATACGTCAGTTTTTTAAGGGAAAACGAACTTTTGGAGAAAGTAAAGGTTTGAAAAAATATATTCAGAATAACTTTTCATTGTCCGACTTCAATAATCTTAAAAAACTAAAGACTGATGTCATAGTTACGGTTACCAATTTTACAACAAACGAATCAGAATATAAATCTGTAAAGGATTGTACGTATGAAGAATTTTGCGAATGGTCTTGGATTTCTAGTAATTATGTTCCGTTTATGAGCTTGGTTGAGAAAAACAATTGTGAATATGGCGATGGCGGATTCTCAAGTTTGGTTCCAATTCGCGAAGCAATTAATAGAGGTGCAACAGAAATAGATGTAATTGTTTTAGAAACCGAGGTCAACACAACCAAAACAGTTATTGGTAAAAATCCTTTTTCTTTGATGATTGACTTGTTCCGAATTGCTTTAGATCAAGTTGAAAAACATGATATTGCTATAGGAAAACTTATGGCAAACAATAAAGATGTAAAACTTAACTTATATTACACGCCAATTAAATTGACCGACAATGCTTTGATTTTTAATAAAGATGTAATGAAAGGTTGGTGGGAACAAGGTTATGAATATGCTCAGAATAAGTCTGAGGTTATGAGTGACAATAAATAATTTTAGATTGTTGATTTTAGATTTTAGATTATGAAAACTCAATCTAAAATCTAAAATCTGAATTCTAAAATATTTTTACCAAAGATCAGCTACTTCATTTTTAATATAACCCAAAGCAGCATTACTAGGAGATTGTTTTTCTAGTAAATCGTTCAAAATTACTTCGCGTAATTTGTCTGCATTATCTACTTTATCGCTCATTGCGGCTTTACGAATCATTTGAATGGTTGCATTTTTTGCAGTTGTAATAATTGTCCAGCATTCGTCTGACATGTAAATCTGCTGTGTCAAATTATGTTCAAATTCTTGTTCGATTTGTTCGATTACAAAATTTTCATAATCGTGTTTATCTTGAGAAATTGGAGAAATCCTGATTAATAATTTAGTCAAATTAATGCGCTCTAAAAATAAAGTCATACGCTCATAAGCCTGCAAACGTATTGGCAGAGATTGTTTTTGATATTCTTTATTTAATAAAAAAGCACGCTTTCTATCATTGTTTTTAATGTGCAGTTCAAAGAAACGATAAGCTACAACTCCTGTAACTAATGCCGGCAGAGTATAACTCGCAAGTTCTATAATTTTATTAAAATCCATTTGAATAATTTTTAAGCAAAAATATACTTTTTAAGGAAAAATCCACTTTAAATTTTTGGTAATAAACAAAAAGGAAGCTGTACTTTTGCAACTTGTTTTTTAATGTATCTGAAATATAGTTTTTAATGGATTCCTATATCATTTTTTTTCTTTGTTTAGCAGCTTTTGCAGCGGGATTTATTGATGCCATTGTTGGTGGCGGCGGATTGATACAAACTCCAATGGGATTAATTTTATTACCCAATTTACCAGTTTCTACAGTTGTAGGTACATTAAAGATTCCAGCTTTCAGCGGAACAGCTTTTGCTGCTTTTCAGTATTTAAAAAAGGTTGTTATTCAGTGGAAATTGCTGCTCATTATGATGTGTCTGGCGGTTCCTTCGGCATTTTTAGGTTCTACGATTTTGACGATGGTGAGCAACGATTTTATGAAACCGCTTTTACTGGTGGTTTTGTCTTTACTTTTTGTATATACTTACGCAAAGAAAAATTTTGGACAGCATGCTGCGAAAGATCATTCTGCTGCAACACAAATAATTTATGCGGTTGTTATTAGCATAATCGTTGGTTTCTACGACGGATTTATCGGCCCTGGAACAGGAAGTTTCTTTGTAGTAGCATTTATAGCGCTTTTAGGTTTCGATTTTCTTCACGCTTCCGCGAATGCTAAAATGGTAAACTTGGCGACGAACTTTGGTTCGATTTGCTTATTTATGATTAAAGGAAAAATTATCTGGACAATTGCAATTCCGATGGCAGTAAGCAACGGACTTGGAGGATGGCTGGGTGCAAAACTGGCTATCAATAAAGGAAACGGTTTTATTCGGATTTTCTTTTTAATTGTGGTTGTTGGAACTTTGATTCGCTTTGGTTATGATGTGTTTTTTAAGTAAGTTTTTTCTAGGTTCTAAGGTTCTGGAATTCTAAGGAGTTGAGACTTTGAATATCGAAGTTCTTAAGTAATTAAAGAAAAGAAACTTAGCGCCTTAGAATCTTAGCATCTCAGAACCTTTAAAAAAGATTGTTTGAATCTAGCCCCGATTGAGGCGGTATCCTCGTAATGAAATGAAGAGATAAAGCCGAAAGCGGGAAACCATGCCGAAAAATATGCCTTTTGTTTGGCTTCAAAAAAACTTAGAACCTTAGTATCTCAACATCTTAGAACCTTTGCGCAGCTTCTTAGGAACTTTCTTTTTAAATTCTTAATTTTGCCTAAAAGGAGAAAATTACATGCAGAAATATATTGACCAGCTCAACGAAGCGCAAAGACAGCCCGTTCTTAAAAAAGATGGGCCAATGATTATTATTGCTGGTGCAGGTTCGGGAAAGACCCGAGTTTTAACAATTAGAATTGCTTATTTGATGGCGCAGGGCGTTGATGCCTTCAATATTTTGTCGCTGACTTTTACCAATAAAGCGGCCCGCGAGATGAAACACAGGATTTCGGATATTGTCGGGGCGAGCGAGGCAAAGAACCTTTGGATGGGAACGTTTCACTCTATTTTTGCGCGTATCCTGCGTGCAGAATCTGATCACTTGGGTTATCCTTCCAATTTTACCATATATGATTCTCAGGATTCCGCTAGGTTAATTTCTTCTATTATTAAGGAAATGCAGCTGGATCGTGATATTTACAAACCAAAACAAATTTTAGGACGTATATCTAGTTACAAAAACAGCTTGATTACGGTAAAAGCCTATTTTAATAATCCAGAATTGGTTGAAGCCGATGCAATGGCGAAAAGACCAAGATTGGGAGAAATATATCAGCAGTATGTGGAGCGCTGTTTTAAAGCCGGCGCAATGGATTTTGATGATTTACTGTTGAAAACCAACGAATTGCTAACTCGTTTTCCAGAAGTTCTGGCTAAATATCAAGATCGTTTTCGTTATATCTTGGTTGATGAGTACCAAGATACAAATCACTCTCAGTATTTGATTGTTAGGGCTTTATCTGATAGGTTTCAGAATATTTGTGTGGTTGGAGATGATGCGCAGAGTATTTATGCTTTCCGTGGTGCAAATATTAATAACATTTTGAATTTCCAAAAGGATTATGAAGGTGTAGTAATGTTTCGTTTAGAGCAGAATTACCGTTCGACAAGAAATATTGTTGAAGCGGCAAATACTGTGATGGAACATAATAAAACCAAACTAGACAAAGTAGTTTGGACTGCAAACGAATTTGGTCCTAAAATTAAAGTTCACAGAAGTTTGACAGATGCTGAAGAAGGGCGTTTTGTAGCCAGTACGATTTTTGAGCAGAAAATGCAGAATCAGCTTCATAATGGTGCTTTTGCAATTTTGTATCGTACAAATGCTCAGTCACGTGCGATGGAGGATGCTTTGAGAAAACGTGATATTCCGTATAGAATTTACGGCGGATTGTCGTTCTACCAACGTAAGGAGATTAAAGACGTTTTATGTTATTTACGCTTGGTTCTGAATCCGAAAGATGAAGAGGCTTTGATTCGTGTGATTAATTATCCTGCACGTGGAATTGGTGATACAACGGTAGAAAAATTGACGATTGCAGCCAATCATTACAAACGATCGATTTGGGAAGTAATGGTTAATATTGACAAGATCGATTTAAAACTGAATGCTGGAACAAAAAATAAACTGAAAGATTTTGTGACGATGATTCAGAGTTTTCAGGTGATAGATCAGAATCATGATGCATTCTATATTACAGACCACGTTGCAAAGAAAACTGGTTTGGTTCAGGAATTGAAGAAAGATGCTACGCCGGAAGGAATGGCGAAAATTCAGAATATAGAAGAGCTTTTAAACGGTATTAAAGATTTTACCGAAGGACAAAGAGAAATTGATGGAGCAAGAGGCGCACTTTCTGAATTTATGGAAGATGTGGCTTTGGCAACAGATTTAGACAAAGATACCAATGATGAAGATCGTGTAGCTTTAATGACGATTCACTTAGCGAAGGGACTTGAATTCCCGCACGTTTTTGTGGTGGGTATGGAAGAAGATTTGTTCCCGAGTGCGATGAGTATGAGTACTAGAAGTGAATTGGAAGAAGAACGTCGTTTATTTTACGTAGCTTTAACTCGTGCAGAACATCAGGCGTATTTGACTTATGCGCAATCTCGTTATCGCTGGGGAAAACTGACAGATAGTGAACCTTCAAGATTTATTGAAGAAATTGATGGTCAATATTTAGAATATCTAACTCCTGCAGAAACGAATTATCGCTATAAATCACCAATTGATGGTGATATTTTCGGTGATGTTGATAAGTCTAAACTAAGATTAGCAAAACCGGTGGGAGGAACACCTCCAAAACATATTACAGATAATAATCCGAAACCGGATATGAATATCAGAAAGTTAAAGCCAGTAGGGACTAATCCGAATGCAAGTGCACCAAATTTATTTGACAGTAAATTGACTGTTGGAAATGTTGTAATGCACGAACGTTTTGGTAAAGGAGAAGTGATTAACCTAGAAGGTGTTGGCGCTGATAAAAAAGCAGAAATCAAATTTGAAGTAGGAGGAATTAAGAAACTCTTGCTGAGATTTGCTAAATTAGATGTGGTAGGATAAAAAAAATGTTTCAAGTTTCATGTTTCAAGTTATGAAAAACAACTTGCAGCCTAAAACCTCAAACAAAAAAACTAAAAAAATTATGGCCGAATTTATAAAAATATATCCAGATAAACCTAGTGAAGCTGCAATTGCAAAAGTTGTAAAAGTGCTTCAAAATGGTGGATTGGTGATTTATCCAACAGATACTGTTTACGGTTTAGGTTGTGATATTACCAATTCGAGAGCATTAGAAAAAATTGCTAAGATAAAAGGAGTTAAATTGGAGAAAGCCAATTTTTCATTTATTTGTCATGACCTTAGTAATTTATCAGATTATGTGCGTCAGATTGATACTTCGACTTTTAAAATATTAAAAAGAGCTTTGCCAGGACCTTATACTTTTATTTTACCTGGAAATAATAATCTTCCAAAAGAATTTAAAAAGAAAACTACAGTTGGTATTCGTGTTCCTGACAATAATATTATTTTAGAAATTGTACGTCAGTTAGGAAATCCAGTAGTCTCAACTTCTATTCGTGATGAAGATGATGTGATTGAATATACAACAGATCCTGAATTGATCTTTGAGAAATGGCAAAACCTTGTAGACCTAGTAATTGATGGAGGATATGGAGATAATGTTGGTTCAACAATTATAGATTTATCTGAACATGAACCAGTTATTGTAAGAGAAGGAAAAGGTGAAATTGATATTTTGTAAATAAATACTTTAATTGTATAAAAGTTTAAAAATAATACCTAACTTTAGTACAGTTAAAATTTAGTTAGTTATTTAAAAATAATGCTATTCTTGATTAGCCAAAATTAAGAATACAAAAAAGCAGGTCAATCGACCTGCTTTTTCTGTTTTTATAAAATTTAAAACAAGAATTATTTAGCTTGTTTTTTCATTTCTTTTTCAATCATATCATAGAATTGATCGATTTTTGGCATAACTACAATACGAGTTCTTCTGTTACGAGCTTTGTTTTCAGCAGTATCATTAGCAACTAATGGTACATAAGAACTTCTACCTGCAGCAATTAATTTAGCTGGGTTAACACCAAGATCGTTTGTTAAAACACGAACGATAGAAGTAGAACGTTTCACACTTAAATCCCAGTTGTCTAAGATAATTCCGTTGCTTTTGTAAGGAACATTATCTGTGTGTCCTTCAACCATACATTCGAAATCTGGTTTGTCGTTAACTACTTTTGCAACTTTTGCTAATACACCTTTTGCTGCATCAGTTACTTCGTAGCTTCCGCTTTTGAATAATAATTTATCAGCGATAGAGATAAATACAACTCCTTTTTCAACATTGATTTCGATATCTGGATCGTTGATTCCAACTGCACCTTTTAAACTAGTAACTAATGCTAAAGTAACACTGTCTTTTTTAGTTAAAGCGTCTTGAAGTCTAGAAATTTTTAAATCTTTTTCTTTTAAGCTTTCAAGAGATTTTTCAAGATTCTCAGCACCTTTAGTAGTTAAGATAGTTAAATCTTTAGAGCTGTTGATTAAATCTTGATTATGTTGTTTGTAGCTTTCAGCTGTTGCAGCTAATCCAGCTTTTTCTTCTAAGCACGAATTTAATTTTACAGTACATGAGTTTAACAAATCTTGAGTCTCTTTGTTCTTAGCTTCCAACTCAGCATATTTCTTTTTAGAAACACATGATGTTAAAGCCATTAATACTGATAGTGCGATAACTATTTTTCTCATAAATTTAATTTTAATTAGACTTGATTACAAATTTAGTTTTTAATATTTTGAATACTGTTAAAGATTTCTTTAAATAAGGTCATTTTCCTGATATAATAAAGGAAAACGATGCTTTTAACCATATAGTATTGCTGTATCTGAAAATCTTTTCGTTTTCCGAGATATTTTAAAGATAAGCAATAAAATGAAAAATGTGCCTTTAAAATAGCAAAAGTGTGCCCGAATTTCCCTTGTGTAAGAAAACGGATACCTGCAATGCCGTCTAAAATCATACGGAAAAAAATCACAAAAAATAATCCCCTTTTTGGCAGATTTTTGACAAGCATTAATAATGAATTTCTAAAATTCAAATAGGTCTTTTTAGGATTTCCCTGTTGTAATGTTGCACCACCAACATGATAAACGAGAGATTGATAATTATACTTAATAATATGTCCGTCGTTTGCAGCTCTCCAGCATAAATCAATTTCTTCTTGATGAGCAAAAAAACTTTCATCAAAACCTCCTAATTCATAAAATACATTCTTTCTAATGAAAAAGCAAGCGCCTGAAGCCCAGAACAATTCAATATTTTCATCATATTGTCCGTTATCTTTTTCTACGGTATCAAAAATTCTTCCTCTACAAAATGGAAATCCATATTTGTCAATAAAACCACCCGCAGCACCAGCATATTCAAAATATTCTTTGTTTTTAAAATCGAGAATTTTAGGCTGAATAATAGCGGTTTGTTTTTCAGTATCAAAAGTTTCGAGAATTGGCTTAAGCCAGTTTTCTGTAACTTCGATATCAGAATTGACCAATGCATAAATTTCTGCATCAATATGTTTTAATGCATCATTATAACCTTTTGCAAAGCCGTGATTTCCTGAGTTTTTGACAATCTTTACGGTAGGGAAGTTTTCTT contains:
- a CDS encoding patatin-like phospholipase family protein: MRALVISGGGSKGAFAGGVAQYLIEEKRHEYDLFLGTSTGSLLIPHLALGHIKKIHSVYTNVTMASIFNICPFVVKNKDGVDIVTINHFNVIRQFFKGKRTFGESKGLKKYIQNNFSLSDFNNLKKLKTDVIVTVTNFTTNESEYKSVKDCTYEEFCEWSWISSNYVPFMSLVEKNNCEYGDGGFSSLVPIREAINRGATEIDVIVLETEVNTTKTVIGKNPFSLMIDLFRIALDQVEKHDIAIGKLMANNKDVKLNLYYTPIKLTDNALIFNKDVMKGWWEQGYEYAQNKSEVMSDNK
- a CDS encoding TSUP family transporter; the encoded protein is MDSYIIFFLCLAAFAAGFIDAIVGGGGLIQTPMGLILLPNLPVSTVVGTLKIPAFSGTAFAAFQYLKKVVIQWKLLLIMMCLAVPSAFLGSTILTMVSNDFMKPLLLVVLSLLFVYTYAKKNFGQHAAKDHSAATQIIYAVVISIIVGFYDGFIGPGTGSFFVVAFIALLGFDFLHASANAKMVNLATNFGSICLFMIKGKIIWTIAIPMAVSNGLGGWLGAKLAINKGNGFIRIFFLIVVVGTLIRFGYDVFFK
- a CDS encoding UvrD-helicase domain-containing protein, encoding MQKYIDQLNEAQRQPVLKKDGPMIIIAGAGSGKTRVLTIRIAYLMAQGVDAFNILSLTFTNKAAREMKHRISDIVGASEAKNLWMGTFHSIFARILRAESDHLGYPSNFTIYDSQDSARLISSIIKEMQLDRDIYKPKQILGRISSYKNSLITVKAYFNNPELVEADAMAKRPRLGEIYQQYVERCFKAGAMDFDDLLLKTNELLTRFPEVLAKYQDRFRYILVDEYQDTNHSQYLIVRALSDRFQNICVVGDDAQSIYAFRGANINNILNFQKDYEGVVMFRLEQNYRSTRNIVEAANTVMEHNKTKLDKVVWTANEFGPKIKVHRSLTDAEEGRFVASTIFEQKMQNQLHNGAFAILYRTNAQSRAMEDALRKRDIPYRIYGGLSFYQRKEIKDVLCYLRLVLNPKDEEALIRVINYPARGIGDTTVEKLTIAANHYKRSIWEVMVNIDKIDLKLNAGTKNKLKDFVTMIQSFQVIDQNHDAFYITDHVAKKTGLVQELKKDATPEGMAKIQNIEELLNGIKDFTEGQREIDGARGALSEFMEDVALATDLDKDTNDEDRVALMTIHLAKGLEFPHVFVVGMEEDLFPSAMSMSTRSELEEERRLFYVALTRAEHQAYLTYAQSRYRWGKLTDSEPSRFIEEIDGQYLEYLTPAETNYRYKSPIDGDIFGDVDKSKLRLAKPVGGTPPKHITDNNPKPDMNIRKLKPVGTNPNASAPNLFDSKLTVGNVVMHERFGKGEVINLEGVGADKKAEIKFEVGGIKKLLLRFAKLDVVG
- a CDS encoding L-threonylcarbamoyladenylate synthase, yielding MAEFIKIYPDKPSEAAIAKVVKVLQNGGLVIYPTDTVYGLGCDITNSRALEKIAKIKGVKLEKANFSFICHDLSNLSDYVRQIDTSTFKILKRALPGPYTFILPGNNNLPKEFKKKTTVGIRVPDNNIILEIVRQLGNPVVSTSIRDEDDVIEYTTDPELIFEKWQNLVDLVIDGGYGDNVGSTIIDLSEHEPVIVREGKGEIDIL
- a CDS encoding OmpA family protein → MRKIVIALSVLMALTSCVSKKKYAELEAKNKETQDLLNSCTVKLNSCLEEKAGLAATAESYKQHNQDLINSSKDLTILTTKGAENLEKSLESLKEKDLKISRLQDALTKKDSVTLALVTSLKGAVGINDPDIEINVEKGVVFISIADKLLFKSGSYEVTDAAKGVLAKVAKVVNDKPDFECMVEGHTDNVPYKSNGIILDNWDLSVKRSTSIVRVLTNDLGVNPAKLIAAGRSSYVPLVANDTAENKARNRRTRIVVMPKIDQFYDMIEKEMKKQAK
- a CDS encoding glycosyltransferase family 2 protein — its product is MDKIAVVILNWNGVKLLEQFLPSVIQFSEGAAIYVADNDSTDNSIEFVKENFPTVKIVKNSGNHGFAKGYNDALKHIDAEIYALVNSDIEVTENWLKPILETFDTEKQTAIIQPKILDFKNKEYFEYAGAAGGFIDKYGFPFCRGRIFDTVEKDNGQYDENIELFWASGACFFIRKNVFYELGGFDESFFAHQEEIDLCWRAANDGHIIKYNYQSLVYHVGGATLQQGNPKKTYLNFRNSLLMLVKNLPKRGLFFVIFFRMILDGIAGIRFLTQGKFGHTFAILKAHFSFYCLSLKYLGKRKDFQIQQYYMVKSIVFLYYIRKMTLFKEIFNSIQNIKN